One genomic window of Candidatus Kuenenia stuttgartiensis includes the following:
- a CDS encoding PilZ domain-containing protein: MISFEKRKYKRIDSNTRLELYFDDTLFKAEVINLSLSGICCKTIARYNYLPDKILNFDLFIPINNETYLIKSHGLIVRETYSAGICFLAIYYNGLINDQSKDILKRYIFA; this comes from the coding sequence ATGATATCATTTGAAAAAAGAAAATATAAAAGAATCGATTCAAATACTCGGTTGGAGCTTTATTTTGATGATACCCTCTTTAAAGCAGAGGTGATAAATCTTAGTCTCAGCGGTATATGCTGTAAAACAATAGCACGTTACAATTACTTGCCTGACAAGATACTCAATTTTGACCTTTTTATTCCAATCAATAATGAAACGTACTTAATAAAATCACACGGATTAATCGTTAGGGAAACATACTCCGCCGGAATATGTTTTTTGGCAATTTATTATAACGGTTTAATAAATGACCAAAGTAAAGATATACTTAAACGCTATATTTTTGCTTAA